The Burkholderia mayonis DNA window CCCGCGATGCCGAGCGTGATCCGCAGGCGGCGGTTGTACGCGAGCGCGTCGCCGACGCGATGCAGCACGAACCAGTTGTCGGCCCAGCCGGCGAGGAGGCTCGACGCCCACAGCAGCACACCCGTCAGCGCAGCATAGATCGGCGTCGGGCCGAACAGCGAGAACGATTTCAAGGTCGCGTGCGCCTTCTCGGGCGAGATCACGTTCGCGTGCAGCACGCTGCTCGCGAACATCTGCACCGCGAAGCAGACGGGCAGCACGACGAGCACGTTGCCGCAGATCGCAGCCGCCTGCGTGCGGATCAGCGCGATCACCGACGACACGAACTGCTTTACGCCTTCGTCGTGGCCGGTGCCGTCGAGCTCGCGCGCGATCGTCGGCGCGGTCATCGCGGGCTGTTTCGTCGCGAGCGTGTAGTGCAGGAAGTGCATCAGCATGAAGCTCGCCGCGTAGTTGATGCCGGCGAGCAGTCCTTCGAGCATCGACTGCAGATGCATGCCCGTGATTCCGAACTTGATGCAGACGGTCGCGACCGTCACGAGACCGCCGCCCGCCGCCATCCGCAGCATCTTCAGATACTCGGCGCGACCGCGCGAGATGTAGTGCTCGCCCGTGTCGGCGTTCGTCTCGACGAGCTTGCGCGCGAAGAGGGCGAAGTTGCTGCGCACGAGGTACGACACGCTCTGGCTGTTCTGGTTCGCGTCGACGAGCTCGGCCGTCAGGTGCGCGAGGCCGCGCAGATCGTCGCGCGTCATCCATGCGTTCAGGAGCGTCTCCGCGCGCAGGATGCGCATGCGCATCCGCTCGACCTGGAACACGATGTCGACCGACACGCCGTTGCGGTACAGATGCGAGAACACGTCGTCGATCGACACGCGGCACTCGTCGAGCAGCACGCGCAGATAGTTGACTTCGTGCAGCAGCTTGCTCGGATCGCCGCCGTCGTCGAGCGCCGCGTGTGCGGTCTCGACGGCGAGCATCGCGCGCGTCAGCCGATAGAAAGGCTGCGCTTCGAGCGGCGTGCGCGCGTCCTCGTCCGACAGGCGGCTTCGCACCGTCTGCGACAGGCCCGTCGAGCTGATCTGGCAGGTGAGGTTGTGCAGCGCGGCGAGCAGGTCGCGCGAGAACGAGCCGGGCTGGTGGCGCTCTTTTTCCGTCACGTCGAATGCGAACAGATCGGCGAGCCGCGCGAGCAGGTCGTCGGGCAGCGCGTCGATCCACTGCGCGTCGGCCGTCGACGGGAACATCAGCGTGAAGAGCGCGGCGAGCTCGCGGCGGTTCGGCGCGGGCGGGATCAGCGACGAGTCGATCCGCTCGACGAGCGCGCCGAAGAAGCCCGAATGCACGGGCATCCCGGCGTCGCACAGCAGCGAGATGCCGTCGCTCTCGCGCAGCACGCCGCGCAGCAGACGCGCGACGTTCGTCCTCCATTCGGGATTGCGGTCGAGCACGTGGAACACGTAGCGCAGCCGCGCGTGCGCGGTGAACGTGCGTTCACCGGACGCGGCCTGCGCGGGCGCGGCGGCCAGCATCGCGCCGTCGCGCCGCAGCCAGTGCGCGAGCTCGATCAGCCATTCGGCGCGTTCCGCGTACGGCGCGTCGGCGTCCGCTGTCGCGAGGAGTGCGTCCAGCTGGTGACTCGCGCTGCGCGACGCGCGCCACTTCTTGATCAGGGTCGTCAGGGATTCGAACATAAGCAGGATATCGGGCGCCCAGAAGGGCTGGGTTCTGTCGGGATGCTGCGCAAACCGGCGGCGCGGCGCAAGGCGGCGCGCGCGGCGGTTCGGTCGGTCATGCAATCGTTCTGGCGTTCGTCGAATGCGCGGCGCCGCGGTTCGCGGCGCGATGACGGACCGGCACGGTCCGGGGCGACGGCGGGGTGGCGCAGCACGGCGCGCTGGCCCCCGGCTCGCCGGAAGGTGCGTAGGATCGTCAATCGACACGAAAAACGCAAGGCGACCGTCGGCGGCGCTGTCGGTTCCTCGTGCGAATCGACAAACAGTGTCAAATGGTCGGCGGCTCGGCTGACTCGGCTGACTCGGCTGACTCGGCTGACTCGGCTGACTCGGCTGACTCGGCTGACTCGGCTGACTCGGCTGACTCGGCTGACTCGGCTGACTCGGTCGAGTTGGCAAAGGCGGTCGAGTTCCCCGGTCGAGCCGATTGTTGCGACGAATGCGGACGCATCGGTCGCCGGGGCCGGCTCAACTCGCGGAGCGCACGCCTCGCGGCCCTAGTGTCTCTCGACTCTTACGCCTCGCGGCCCCCGTGTTTCTCGGCCCTCACGCCTCACGGCCCTCACGCCTCACGGCCCTCGCGCCTCGCGAACCTCACGCCTCACAGATCTCACGCCTCACAGACCTCGCGCTTTGCGAATCCCACATTTCACGAGTCTCACCCCTCGCCGACCTCGCGCCCCACGGTCCTCTGCACGCCACATACGTCACCGCGCGTCGCCGACGCGCTGCGTGTCCGCCGCGGACGGGCTCGCCGGGCAGCGGACGACCGGCGTCGCGAGCGACGACGCGTCGTTGGCCGCCGCATCCTTTGTCGCAGTCGTGGCTTTCTTGGCCGCCGCACCGTTCGTCGCGGCCCGCGCCGCGACGGGCGCGCGCGCGGCCGCCATCGCGCGCACGCCGGCCGCGATCCGGTCGGCGAGCTCGCCGATCGCCTGCCGGTGGCCAGCGACGAGCGCGTCGTAGCCCGACTGCACTGGCTCGATGACGTCCGTGCGGCAGGTCATCACCGCTTGGCTCGGCAGCGCGCGCACGCTCCAGACGGCGGCGAGCGCCGCGTGCTTGCCGGGCCACGACTCGAAGCGCTGGATGTTCACGCTGACCCGATAGACGGGCACGTTCGCCGGATACGCGGCGTCGGCGACGTCGATCGTGTCGAGCCGCCGCGTGAGCGCCGACGACAGCGCGCGGCGGATCTCGTCGGCGGGCGGCGACGCCCAGCGCTCTTCTTCGAGCACGTCGACTTGCGCGGCGTTCTTCTGGACGACCAGCTGATTCTTCGCGACCTGCTCCGGCACGCCGATGGACGGCACCTGGATCAGGAACGCGGGATTGGCGCTCGCGTTTTGCGCGGTGGCGGCCGTCGCGGCCGCGGCGTCGAGCGTGTAGAAGCGCGCGGGCGGCGACGACGAGCACGCCGCGAGCGTGGCCGCCGCCGCGGCGGCGAGCGCGGCGCACGCGAGGCGCGCCGGCCGGAGCGAGCGTGCGGTCATTTCTGATCTCCTGGTTTGCCTTTCAGCAGCGATTCGGGATGCCGCTCGAGATAGTCGGCGAGCGCGTTCAACGATTGCAGCGTGCGCGTCAGCTCCTTCAGCGCGCCGCGCACGTCCGATTGCAGCGGCGAATCCTGCTGCAGCGTAGCCTCCGCAGTCGTGAACGTCTGCTTCGCTGCGGACAGCGTGTCGCGCGCCTCGGGCGCGACCTCGGTGTCGAGCCGCTTGAACAGCTTGTCCGCGTTCGCGAGCGCGCTGTTCAGGTTCGCGCCGATCTGGTCGAACGGCACCTTGTCGAGCTTCTTTGCGATGTCGGCGACCTGCAGCTGCAGTTCGTCGAGCGTGTTCGGCACGGTCGGCAGCTCGACCGGCTCGCGGTCGAGGTTGATCTTCACGGGCGGCGCCTTCGGGAAGAAGTCGAGCGCAACGTAGAGCTGGCTCGTCAGCAGGTTGCCCGTGCGAAGCTGGCCGCGCAGCCCGTGCTGGACCAGCCGCGACAGCACGTCGCGTCGCGCCGCGGAGCCCTTGCCCTGCGCCGCCTCGCGGAACTTCCGGCCGAGCCGGTCGGGGTACACGTTCATCGTCACCGGCATCGTGAAGGTCTTCGTCTTCGGGTCGTAGTCGATGCCGATGTTCGTCACTTGGCCGAGCACGATGCCGCGGAAGTCGATGGGCGCGCCGATGGACAGCCCGCGCAGCGACTGGTTGAAGTTCATCACGACCTGCACCGGCTCGCCGTCCGGCTCGCGCATCGCGTCGCCTTCGTCGGCGCCGAGCCGGAACGTCATGTTGTTCGGCGCGGGCGAGCCGGCCGACTGGTTCGGCGGCGACTGGAACGCGATGCCGCCGAGGATCACGGTCGCGAGCGACTGCGTGTTCAGCTTGAAGCCGCTCGAATCGAGCCGCAGATCGACGCCGCTCGCTTGCCACCAGCGCGAGTTGAGGCCGACGTACTGATCGTACGGCGCGTTGACGAACACCTGGAACGTGACGCCCGTGCCGTCCTTGTCGAGCGAGAAGCCGACGACCTGGCCGACCGGCACGCGCCGGTAGTAGATCGGCGAGCCGATGTCGATCGAGCCGAGCGAATCGCCGCGCAGCACGTACTGGGTGCCTTTCTGGTCGCCCGTGACGGCGGGCGGCGTCTCGAGCCCGGTGAACGATTTCTCGGTCTCGTCCGAGCGGCCCGCGTCGACGCCGATGTACGCGCCGGACAGCAGCGTGCTCAAGCCGGACACGCCGGTCGCGCCGACCCGCGGCCGCACGACCCAGAAGCGCGAGCCCTTCACCGCGAAGTCCTCGGCTTCCTTCTTCAACTGCACGTCGACGAGCACGTGCGACAGGTCCTTCGACAGCGTGATCGTCTTGACCATGCCGATCTCGACGTCCTTGTACTTGACCTGCGTCTTGCCGGGCTCGAGGCCCTCGGCGCTCTTGAAGCTGATCGTGATCTCCGGTCCGCGCTGGAGCACCGACTTGACGACGAGCCCGATGCCGATCAGCGCGGCGACGAGCGGCACGAGCCACACGAGCGACGGCAGCCAGCCGGAGCGCCGCGTGATCACGGGATCGGGGAGTACCGGCGGTTCGCCGCCGGGTGGGGACGGAGGGGCCGCGTTCGGGTCGTGCTGCGGGCCTTGCGGTCTATTCATGAGGATTCCCTGAGTTTTCTACGTTGTCCCAGATGAGGCGCGGGTCGAACTGCATCGACGCGAGCATCGTCAGGATCACGACCGAGCCGAACGCGAGCGCGCCGGGGCCCGCCGTGATCACCGCGAGCGAGCGGAAATGGACGAGCGCGACCGTCAGCGTGACGACGAAGATGTCGAGCATCGACCAGCGGCCGATCCGCTCGACGATCCGGTACAGCCGGGTGCGCTCGTGCGGGCGCCACGCGGAGCGGCGTTGCGCGGTGACGACGAGGATCGTGAGCACGCCGAGCTTCAGCATTGGCACGAGAATGCTTGCGACGAACACGACGACGGCGAGCGGCCATTCGCCCGACGTCCAGAAATAGACGACGCCGCTCATGATCGTGTCCTCCTGCGAGCCGACGATCGACGCCGTTCGCATGATCGGCAGGAGGTTCGCCGGGATGTACAGGATCGCGGCGGCGAGCAGGAGCGCCAAGGTGCGCGCGATGCTGTCCGGCGTGCGCAGGTGCAGCGCGGCGCCGCAGCGCGCGCAGTGCTCGGGCTTCTCGTGCGAGCCGAGCGAGCCGAGCGAGTCCGGCGACGGACGCGTGAGCTTCTGCACGTGGCCGCACGCGTGGCAGCTCGCCATGCCGGCGCGCGACGCAGTGACGATTTCGCTCATCGCGCCTGCGCCTCGTCGGTCGTGCCGGGCGACGCGCCGGCCGCTCGCCCGCGCAGCGCATCGGCGATGTCCCACAGCGTGCGCGGATCGAACATCACGACGACGGCGAGCATCAGCGTGAGCGCCGCGAACGCGAAGAGGGCGGCCTCCGGGATCACGCGCGCGAGGCTCGCCATCTTGACGATC harbors:
- a CDS encoding site-specific recombinase — translated: MFESLTTLIKKWRASRSASHQLDALLATADADAPYAERAEWLIELAHWLRRDGAMLAAAPAQAASGERTFTAHARLRYVFHVLDRNPEWRTNVARLLRGVLRESDGISLLCDAGMPVHSGFFGALVERIDSSLIPPAPNRRELAALFTLMFPSTADAQWIDALPDDLLARLADLFAFDVTEKERHQPGSFSRDLLAALHNLTCQISSTGLSQTVRSRLSDEDARTPLEAQPFYRLTRAMLAVETAHAALDDGGDPSKLLHEVNYLRVLLDECRVSIDDVFSHLYRNGVSVDIVFQVERMRMRILRAETLLNAWMTRDDLRGLAHLTAELVDANQNSQSVSYLVRSNFALFARKLVETNADTGEHYISRGRAEYLKMLRMAAGGGLVTVATVCIKFGITGMHLQSMLEGLLAGINYAASFMLMHFLHYTLATKQPAMTAPTIARELDGTGHDEGVKQFVSSVIALIRTQAAAICGNVLVVLPVCFAVQMFASSVLHANVISPEKAHATLKSFSLFGPTPIYAALTGVLLWASSLLAGWADNWFVLHRVGDALAYNRRLRITLGIAGAAKLAHFCRSNVAGVVGNVGLGLMLGLVPAIVGAFAFSFEVRHVTLSAGSIGVALGVLGKETLHSAELWWAVAGVFSMAILNVAVSFALAFTMAVRSRSLRPTKVRALVAAIGRAVLERPVSLVWPPRSSGAASESRAH
- a CDS encoding PqiC family protein, which produces MTARSLRPARLACAALAAAAAATLAACSSSPPARFYTLDAAAATAATAQNASANPAFLIQVPSIGVPEQVAKNQLVVQKNAAQVDVLEEERWASPPADEIRRALSSALTRRLDTIDVADAAYPANVPVYRVSVNIQRFESWPGKHAALAAVWSVRALPSQAVMTCRTDVIEPVQSGYDALVAGHRQAIGELADRIAAGVRAMAAARAPVAARAATNGAAAKKATTATKDAAANDASSLATPVVRCPASPSAADTQRVGDAR
- a CDS encoding intermembrane transport protein PqiB produces the protein MNRPQGPQHDPNAAPPSPPGGEPPVLPDPVITRRSGWLPSLVWLVPLVAALIGIGLVVKSVLQRGPEITISFKSAEGLEPGKTQVKYKDVEIGMVKTITLSKDLSHVLVDVQLKKEAEDFAVKGSRFWVVRPRVGATGVSGLSTLLSGAYIGVDAGRSDETEKSFTGLETPPAVTGDQKGTQYVLRGDSLGSIDIGSPIYYRRVPVGQVVGFSLDKDGTGVTFQVFVNAPYDQYVGLNSRWWQASGVDLRLDSSGFKLNTQSLATVILGGIAFQSPPNQSAGSPAPNNMTFRLGADEGDAMREPDGEPVQVVMNFNQSLRGLSIGAPIDFRGIVLGQVTNIGIDYDPKTKTFTMPVTMNVYPDRLGRKFREAAQGKGSAARRDVLSRLVQHGLRGQLRTGNLLTSQLYVALDFFPKAPPVKINLDREPVELPTVPNTLDELQLQVADIAKKLDKVPFDQIGANLNSALANADKLFKRLDTEVAPEARDTLSAAKQTFTTAEATLQQDSPLQSDVRGALKELTRTLQSLNALADYLERHPESLLKGKPGDQK
- a CDS encoding paraquat-inducible protein A; amino-acid sequence: MSEIVTASRAGMASCHACGHVQKLTRPSPDSLGSLGSHEKPEHCARCGAALHLRTPDSIARTLALLLAAAILYIPANLLPIMRTASIVGSQEDTIMSGVVYFWTSGEWPLAVVVFVASILVPMLKLGVLTILVVTAQRRSAWRPHERTRLYRIVERIGRWSMLDIFVVTLTVALVHFRSLAVITAGPGALAFGSVVILTMLASMQFDPRLIWDNVENSGNPHE